A genomic region of Lytechinus pictus isolate F3 Inbred chromosome 2, Lp3.0, whole genome shotgun sequence contains the following coding sequences:
- the LOC135153242 gene encoding uncharacterized protein LOC135153242: MGEGKDKYEQIAWIGEMERHIGLYMENEEMGLELGSKRDGWKRRRRGKRWLNKKNKKMMIKKKKRTRRSKRMRKKKKKKKKMMIKKKKRTRRSKRMRKKKKKKKKEKEEKKREKKKKEKQIEREM; the protein is encoded by the coding sequence ATGGGGGAAGGAAAGGATAAATATGAACAGATAGCATGGATAGGGGAAATGGAAAGACACATTGGCCTATATATGGAGAACGAAGAAATGGGATTGGAGTTAGGAAGCAAAAGAGATGGATGGAAgcgaagaagaagaggaaagagaTGGCTGAacaagaagaataagaagatgatgataaagaagaagaagaggacgaGGAGGAGTAAgaggatgaggaagaagaagaagaagaagaagaagatgatgataaagaagaagaagaggacgaGGAGGAGTAAgaggatgaggaagaagaagaagaagaagaagaaggagaaggaggagaagaaaagggaaaagaagaagaaggagaagcagatagagagagagatgtga